Genomic window (Pseudomonas sp. L5B5):
GCCGTAGGTCAGCACGGTGTTGGAGAAACGGAACTTGACCGCGGCGCCGGCCTTGGCCAGGTCGTTGGCGGCCTTGCCGCTGTTGTCCTGCTGGAAGAAGTCGATGCCGCCGGCACCGCTGCGACCCTTGCCGCCGTCCAGGCGCAGTGCGTACAGGCCGAAGGCGTCAACGCCCACGCCCACGGTGCCCTGGGTGAAACCGGAGGAGAAGGTGCCGATGAAGCCTTGGCCCCATTCAGCCTTGTCCTCGTTGCCGTCCTTGTAGTCACGGTTGATGTAGGCGTTGCGCACCAGCACTTTCAGGCTGCTGTCTTCAACAAAACCCTTGGCGTCGGCCTGGCCGTCGGCCATGGCTTGTGTAGCGCTCAAAATCCCCAGTGCAATCAAGCAGATCCGCTGTTTATACATTTTATTTTCCTTATTACGGTTTGATGACGCGCTGTGAGCTCTGGCGGCTATGGCGTTTGAACGCTCTTCTACCGTCGATACAAAAAGCCCGCCCACATGGGATCGTGGCGGGCCTTTTAATATTCTGCAATATGGCTCTTGGCCACAGGCGTTGGGGCGAATCCTATCTGCGCCTTTAACAACGTGTCAATTTCGTGAATCGTCTTTGAATAGCTGAAAATGTTCTAAGAATCGCGGGCTAGAGCATTGCCAGCTGTACGCTGTGACTATCGACGAACTGTTCGAAATGGGTGACCTGGCCATCCTTGAGTGTCCACAGGTGGGCTACCCGTACATCGATCGGTTTGCCCGACGCGTTGTAGATGCCCTGGTAATTGCCATAGGCGAATACCTTGTCACCCTGGGCGACATAATTCTCGACCTTGAAGGTGAAGTCTTGCCACTCCGAGCCCAGGCGCTTGAAGACATGCTCCAGCACCTGCTCGAATCCAACGTAGGTACCGGCATAGGGAAAGCCCGCCGCTTCGGTCCAGCGGGCATCGGGAGCCAGGGCGGCTGCGGTGTTGCGCGCATTTTCCTGGGAGTTGGCCCCTTCATAGGTGCTTTTGATCAACGCAAGGTTATCCATGGGTGACTCCACTCGGTTCAGGTGAGTTCAGGGGGTGCAACCGTCCAGTCCACACGCCTGGACCTGGCCGGCAGGGGGACTGTCAGCCAGGTCCAGGGAGTCTTCCAGCCACTGGGCGAACGCCTCGGGCTTACCCAACCAGGGGCTGATATCGAGCAACTGATAATGCCCGTCGCGCTCCAGTGCCAGGGTCGGGAAGCCCTGGCCGCCGACCTTGGCCAGCAGCGCCCGGCTGGCCTTTATATGGTCGTCCAGCTCATGAGCCAGTGCCTGGTCGAACGCCGCGGCAAAGGGCTCGGGGGCCAGGTCCAGAGTCTGTGCCAGTTCCACCAGGACTTCACGCTCGGCAATCCGTCGGCCTTCCACATAGTGGGCAGTCTGCAACCGCCCCAGCAATTCCAGGCCTCGGCCGGCCAGGGCCTGGGCTGCCAGCACGGCGGCAATCGGCGGGGCCGAGTCGAAGACCGCCGAATGGTCGCGCAGCAAACCCTCGAAATAGGTCTGGCCGAACGGTTGCCCGGTGTACTCGGCAATGCGCCGGTCATGGGGCATGACGTAGTCACGCAGCTGTGGCGACACCGGCTGGCGGTTGCGGCCGGTCATCATGCCGCCGCCATGGGCGATCACCGGCAGCACCGCCTGGGCGGCCTGCACCAGCGGCTTGGCGCCGTAGCACCAGCCGCACAACGGGTCGTGTATGTAATGAAGAGTGGCCGAGGACATAGGGGCTCCAGCAGGATCTTGAAAATTCGACAGGACGCAGACTATGCCCCTCGCGTCAGCTGAAAAACCTCGAAATGGCTTCCAGTCTGTTTCTGGATCCGGTCGAATCGCATCATTGAGTGCCCATGAACGAGCAAATGGTTGAGAGACTGAATCGTTACAGTTTTGAAATAATTGGAAACAATAGAAACAAATGAGTTTTAGCAAATAATTAACATAAGTAAATAGCAACCATTACCATTCGCGCCTCCCGAATCACCCCCTCTCGGATGCGCACCAAAATGCCTGCCCCTTTCCGCCTCACTCCCCTGTCCCTGGGACTTTGCACCCTGCTGGCCGCCGGTTACGCCTGCGCCGCTGGCACCACCCTGCCCACGACCTCCATTCGTGCCGAGGCAGCGTCCGACCCCGATGATCCACGGGTCAGGGAAGTCAGTACCGCGACCCGCACCTCGACCCCTGCGCGCTACGTGCCCCAGGCCATCGACACGGTCAAGACCGCCAACCTGCGGGACTACGGCACCAACGACCTGGGCAGCGCCCTGAGTGGCATCCCCAACGTCAGCAGCAGCGCCGACACCCGCTTCGACAGCGTGCGCATCCGAGGTTTCGACGCCAGCAACGACTTCTACCTGGACGGTGTCCGCGACGACAGCCAGTACGTGCGCGACCTGCACAACATCGAACGGGTCGAGGTGCTCAAGGGCCCGGCGGCCGTGCTCTATGGACGCGGCAGCCAGGGCGGGATCGTCAACCGAGTGAGCAAGCTGCCCGAGGCCGGCCGGCGCTCCAGCATCGAGGCCCAGGGCGGCAGCCAGGACCTGCGCAGCCTGTACGCCGACCTCAGCGCCGACCCGACGGACAACATCAGCCTGCGCCTGAACCTGGGCAACGAGGACAAGAACAGCTTCCGTGATGGCATCGACGGCAGTCATCGCCAACTGTTCGCCCCGTCCATGAACTGGCAGCTGAGCCCTGACCTCAACTGGCTGGTGCAATACGAATACAGCCGCTACGACCGCACCCCCGATCGTGGCATTCCGGGCAACGTGTTGACCGGGCGCCCTGCCGACGTCAGCCACAAGACCACCTACGGCGACACCCAGCGCGACTACATCAACGACCGCTCGCAATCGCTGCGCTCGCGCCTGAACTATGAGCTCAACGAACAGTGGCAACTGCGCCACACCTTCAGCCTGTTCAAGCTGGAGAGCGATTTCGAAAACACCTACCTGACCGGTTACAAACCGGCGACGGGCCTGGTGGACCGCCAGCGCTGGCAGCAGGACCTGAGTACCCGCAACCTGTACAACACCTTCGAGCTCGAAGGCCATGTACAGACCTACGACATCGAGCATACCTTGCTGGCAGGCCTGGAAGTGGGCGAGCAGCGTCGCCATTCG
Coding sequences:
- a CDS encoding nuclear transport factor 2 family protein → MDNLALIKSTYEGANSQENARNTAAALAPDARWTEAAGFPYAGTYVGFEQVLEHVFKRLGSEWQDFTFKVENYVAQGDKVFAYGNYQGIYNASGKPIDVRVAHLWTLKDGQVTHFEQFVDSHSVQLAML
- a CDS encoding DsbA family protein, with product MSSATLHYIHDPLCGWCYGAKPLVQAAQAVLPVIAHGGGMMTGRNRQPVSPQLRDYVMPHDRRIAEYTGQPFGQTYFEGLLRDHSAVFDSAPPIAAVLAAQALAGRGLELLGRLQTAHYVEGRRIAEREVLVELAQTLDLAPEPFAAAFDQALAHELDDHIKASRALLAKVGGQGFPTLALERDGHYQLLDISPWLGKPEAFAQWLEDSLDLADSPPAGQVQACGLDGCTP
- a CDS encoding TonB-dependent receptor, with product MPAPFRLTPLSLGLCTLLAAGYACAAGTTLPTTSIRAEAASDPDDPRVREVSTATRTSTPARYVPQAIDTVKTANLRDYGTNDLGSALSGIPNVSSSADTRFDSVRIRGFDASNDFYLDGVRDDSQYVRDLHNIERVEVLKGPAAVLYGRGSQGGIVNRVSKLPEAGRRSSIEAQGGSQDLRSLYADLSADPTDNISLRLNLGNEDKNSFRDGIDGSHRQLFAPSMNWQLSPDLNWLVQYEYSRYDRTPDRGIPGNVLTGRPADVSHKTTYGDTQRDYINDRSQSLRSRLNYELNEQWQLRHTFSLFKLESDFENTYLTGYKPATGLVDRQRWQQDLSTRNLYNTFELEGHVQTYDIEHTLLAGLEVGEQRRHSLLNQGVGVPTAPLSGSTASNQHNGALKVFSNNVTNVDSAGLYLQDQIRLNDQWQLLAGVRFDRFEVQTTSRLSGQQEKQDSTSTSPRVGVVYTPWKDHSFYASWSKSFAPPGGGLIGISPGAKGNTNQTDPELTRQKEIGVKSEWLDERLSTTLALYEIELYNRRTEDPLNKGTFLMTGLQRSRGVELTATGNVIGNWYVRGGIGLQDATIVKDKNGNEGKRINDVAKRNASLFITWKPELGWYAETGLTLVGDRFADNANTVALPGYGRWDALAGYRHKDWDVRAALNNIANRDYYSSATSASQIQPGDPRSLVMTGTYSF